Part of the Antechinus flavipes isolate AdamAnt ecotype Samford, QLD, Australia chromosome 2, AdamAnt_v2, whole genome shotgun sequence genome is shown below.
ATCCAATCTCTGTTCGTCTGTACTTTGACTTTTCATGattgaaaagaatgaataaataagtctGTCTTAGAAGCAATCAGCTCTTTTAGCCAAGGAGTATTgctcataagatcatagaattggAGCTAGAATGGACCTCTCAAGAAACTTAATACAACCCTCTCACTTTACACTTAAGGTGAATAGGCCCAGAGAAGTTGGGTGACTTTTCCCTCCATGTTCACATAGGTAATATATAGCAGAGCAGCTCTTCTGACTACATTCCAAATCCTGCACTGTTTTCACTGTCCCACACTGTTGGGAACAATCTTCAATAACCTGGTGATTCAGCCCCATTACTAGTCTTATCTTTTGACCTGCACACAAAGAAAAGACTAGTTGTAAGAGGAGATTGATTGATCATATGAGGGATCATTGCAATGTTTTGATACTATAaaagaaaatggttttaatttgcagCAAAAGATATTTAAGTTGTGTCTCCCAAAGAATTGAAATGTTAACTCTATTCATAGTTAGAGTTATTAGTGTTTTTTATTAGTAATGGTAGAAATTTCCTTTCCTGAAGATAATTATTTGGAtgtcatatttttttctgtcatggttTAGTTGCTGCCTTATCTGGAAGCCATTGAAACTAATCCTAGTCAGCCCTAGGACTTAATAGTTCTTTTGTTGCTAACCTTTCCCAATGAATCTGGGGCCTACAACAACTTTGACAATCTCTGTAGAGGATGCCCCAAAAGTCTCCAtggagttttaaattttaatagctattAAAAGCTTAATTAATAGCTAATAATGTTTGAAATTCCAGGGAGACTTTTGGGGCAGAAAATTAGTTGCTGATGAGCCAGAATGAAATAGCAAGCTATGATCCCTGAGgttgctcctttggaggagaggTTATCAAGTTGTCCACATTTTCTACTGTTATTTATTACTGTATGCTTGCTTTACTAACATCAGCTAATTGGCATTTATgtattgttttttcctctctcctttgcaTCCTACCCTTGTCTGTCTGTCAGAATACGAACGGGCCATTTCTGGGGCCCTGTCACCTAGTAAGTATTTGTGTCACCTTGGTGACTGCCTTCTCTACCTGttatttacaaaattctttcatttacatTGAGCTCCCTTTCTCTGAGTTTGGGATATAAAAACATTGGTCTTTTTCAGCACCTTTATGATAACTGCTGTCAgtttttgagttgtggggaggagggaatgaaggggagtggggaggggagacAATAACTAACATGTATTTCATTgacaaagaaatatttcatgtgtgctttttcttgtttttgtcctACAGCATGGATAAAAATGGAACTATGACAATTGATTGGAATGAATGGAGAGATTATCATCTTTTACATCCAGTTGAAAATGTTCCTGAGATCATTCTGTACTGGAAGCATTCCACGGTACATTCATTAACTCTCCTAGGTCTTGATCTTTATTTATTCAGCTTAGTTTTAGTAATCCACGGTTTACGTGGTTACTTCAATAATGCTTGCTATTCCCAAGGTTCCTTCTGTTTGCTCTagtgtgactttttaaaaagttgcagGTAGAGCTCTGCAGTGGAGAAGAGGGCAAAAGAGCAGATGGACTGGTTTGCAGGGATTACAGCTCTAGAAGTCAGCTTAGAGCTGGTATTGCCTTACTCTGTACCTCGCCAAGACTAGAAAGTGATATGCATGCATTAGAGCTTCAATGATATTTGCTCAGGGGTTGCATAATGTTCCGACAGTGTGATCTTGTTACATGTCAAGTTTCAGAAATTTTCCTCCCCACTGCACCTTGACCTGAACCTTTTGGACATTTTATCTGAGTTATGGGAATGTAGTCCTACTACAACTAGTAGTCCTAAGTTGGAATAGTTCGATATATTTGCAATTGTTCTTAGccctagtttgtttttttctgagtttttagctctaaatttctGTGGCCTTCTATAACTATTTGGAGTATATCTCCAAAAATTTAAGCACTTAAGGGAAATTCTTTCATTCATGCTTGTTATATCTGAGCAGAATGGAAAAATGTaagtttagagaaaagaaaaaagtattgtcTACCCTCACaaataaagtaacaaaaataatagATCAACCTGCTCTAAGACTAAGCTAACCTTATATCCTCATAAATACCAGGAAAAGATACTTTGGTGCTGTTGGGTAGTTTATGATTTGTCCCTGCTAGAGGACTAAAATAAGAGGTTTTGGCAGTGATGTCCTTGAAAGAGTTTTCAGGCCTCTACTTCTTGAATGATCATTACTTCGTCTTTTGTTGGCTGTCCTTACAGATCTTTGATGTGGGAGAAAACCTAACTGTCCCTGATGAATTCACAGTAGAAGAAAGGCAGACAGGGATGTGGTGGAGACATCTTGTAGctggaggaggagcaggagccGTATCCAGGACTTGCACGGCCCCCCTGGATCGGCTGAAGGTACTCATGCAGGTATGGAGAGAAAAGCAAGCCCAGAAAATCCTTGCACTTGCATCTATGTTCAGCTTGCTGCTTTGATCCCACGGCTTCCTTGCCTAGTAAAACAGATGGGAAGGGGAACTTTGCCTCATACAAATATGACATTCCATCTGGATCCAAGAGAAATTTGGCTTCTAGCTGACAATTTTATCTGAGTCACTTAAGAGCTACTTTGAGCGAGGGGACTTGACCATGAATAGGATGATCAAATGGGTGTGTCAGGAGTCTTTTTTCCTTCAGTACATCTTGTACAGGGTACTGAGAAAGGAGCAGATTTTCATCTGACCCAGGATGCCACTTGGAAACAGATTAGTAGTTTTGGCAAAGCCCCTATCTCCACGTTGACAGGGCCATAGAGGGATCATCTAAATtgatgtcagaggcagaattgcAAAATTGGCTTGCGAAGGACAGTATGCTGGACTTTGCTTAGAGTCCATATTAACAGTGACCcgttgttctctttttctccatctcatcCCTCTCTAACTCCCTGTTTGTTTTCCAGCACCTTGTGTGCTAGAGTCCACTGTGGGCACAAGAAAGtcgtcattttcttttttttttttttcccttgccctctgttccttttttttgaaAGTCTGTTAATGGATAAAAATTAACCTGGTGTCTGTCATTTTGAAACAAAAGTGCTTGTTGGGTCTTTAGAATATTAAAGTGGGGAAAAGTTCATTGAACAATAACACACATTTATTGAAGACCCATGTTCAAAGTGCATTATTAGGTGCTGTTGAGTACAGAAATGAATAAGTACACAGAAAGTCCTCATTGCTTTAGGGCTTGCCTTCTTTGATTTTTtggtgaacaaaaaaaaaagtcatctgatGACTTTGGTACTAACCAATTTTTCTCTATCCAGGTCCATGCTTCCCGAAGCAATAACATGTGTATTGTTGGAGGATTCACACAGATGATCCGAGAAGGAGGGGCCAAATCTCTTTGGCGAGGCAATGGCATTAATGTCATAAAAATTGCCCCAGAATCAGCTATTAAATTTATGGCCTATGAGCAGGTAAGAATTGCTTTGTTTCAAGCTGTGATCAAGTAACAAATGTGTTGAGTGTCTAAGaaattcccccccccaactttatactttatactttataaCAACCGAGAACATGGAATAGAACCATAGGagccctttccttccccatctataaaatggaagtgactATAGTGGAGGAAATAGGAACACTGACTATTTAACCCAAACTGGTTAGAAAGAATCTATGAGATGAAGCCTGATGTTGGGAGCAGACCTTCTTCATTCTTcatctcacttcttttttccagaTCAAGCGTCTTGTTGGTAGTGATCAAGAAACACTGAGGATTCATGAGAGGCTGGTGGCAGGCTCTCTGGCAGGAGCCATTGCCCAGAGTAGCATCTATCCTATGGAAGTAAGAAGTATTCTTGATTACATGTGTGGAGATGGAAGCAGTGATGCTGGTATCTGGAATAGTGAAGTGGCATTTAAGGAGTAAGCTTTATTGATACCGATACCCTTTTGCTGTTTTTAGGTTCTAAAGACAAGGATGGCGTTACGGAAAACAGGGCAGTATTCGGGCATGTTGGATTGTGCCAAGAAGATCCTGTCCAAGGAGGGAATGACAGCTTTCTACAAAGGCTATATCCCCAATATGCTTGGAATTATTCCTTATGCAGGAATAGATCTTGCTGTCTATGAGGTAACTAACTGCTCAGCTATGGTAGGAAGTAGCTAAGTTTTTGCCTTGACCTTTTTTAAATCCCAGGGCAAATTTAATGACTATTGCCCTGGTATCCTCTGGtgaggaaagaacaaaaggaacTAAACATCTTACTACCTTTTTCAGAACAATTCATCTGTAATTTTAACTTGATCCCCTTGCAGAACATTCTTGAATCCCCTTGCCCTATAATCTCTTATTTGGCATTTAGTGACTTCTTGActcacttttttcactttttttccttctagacaCTAAAAAATACCTGGTTACAACGTTATGCAGTCAACAGTGCAGACCCGGGAGTGTTTGTCCTCTTAGCTTGTGGCACAATATCTAGTACTTGTGGACAACTGGCCAGTTACCCTCTGGCTCTTGTGAGAACTCGGATGCAAGCCCAGGGTAAGAACCCTTCTAGGCGAATCCCAAAAGAAATGTTACTGTGGGGACCCAAAGGGCTTTGGGAGGTGCCCATGAGAGATCTCTGATGTTTCAATAACTTCTTCTCATTCAAGCTACAATTGAGGGAGCACCAGAAGTGACCATGAGCAGCCTCTTCAAACAAATCCTTCGGACAGAAGGAGCATTTGGCCTGTACAGAGGCTTGGCCCCCAACTTCATGAAGGTGATCCCAGCTGTAAGCATCAGTTATGTGGTATATGAGAACCTGAAGATCACCTTAGGGGTCCAGTCTCGGTGACGGGAAGGTTGGCTCCAGACTGTTGGACTTAAGGATCTTGGGCTGAAGTCCCAGGATGTATAGCCATCTCATTCTGTGAATGTGTCAACACTAAGCTGACTTAAGCCAAGCTGTGAAAACCCTAGAATATCTATGAGATAGAAGAGGCAGGGGGAAAAGAGGTCTGAGCTTTGGTTGACATATCAGTCTTGTTGTCCCAGATCTCATTGTCGATCCCTGAGAAAACCCCATTTGTTTCCTACAAAGCCTTCTTTAGGGGCCTAGGGATGGGAACAAGACCTGGGGCTTTTGGTAAGGAGAGAAGTGCTCTCTGCCATGACTGCTGCAAAATAGAGGCTTGGGAACTGGCTTACTTTCACCATCTTGCGCTAAGCAACCAAGCTATTTGTTCCAGGATATCTTAACCCTCTGATTTGCTAAGGGTTTTCCCTTTTCAGTCTTTGCTCACTTCCTCTTTGCTGTTTTAATTCTTAAAACATACTGTGATGGGACAGACAGTGTTCCCAGGTCACACCTGTTTATCATGTATACTCCCATGGTGAGAAAAGATTTAACCTTGAACTTCACAAATAGCATTTTCCAATATACTGAGTAAAAGCTGCCCTACAGGGTTCCTACAGGAAAGAGAATGACCCAACTCGTGTATTTGCTTAAGCAGAGCATCTCTCTCATTCATGAGACAGTGCAGTTAAATGAATAGTGAACTGGTGCCCTGCATGTTTGTATGCATGGCAAGGATGGGTAAGGCTATTTACCTTATCTATCTTAACAGCTTCACATCCTAATGCATGATTTCATGAGTAATATTGTTCAGCCCTTGAAACTGAAGGGCTTCTCCTCTCTACTCGGCACCCTGAGGTGCCCTGAGATGGCTCCCAGGCAGGGGCCGGACCAAGTGTCCACTCAAGAATGTAAGCCACTCTCCTGTGTAGGAGTCAGTCTATACTTTGGGATTGGGAACAAGACTCCTCTTCCTTGATGAGAGTTTAAGGCCTTAAATTCTGGTGGAGTTGCAGTAGGGATTTTAGTTtatcagaaagagaaatagatgtGCAAATTCTTCCTTTGCTTCTGTTACAGAATGGGAAGAAAAAGTGATAAAGGCATTATTTCTCTGACTACATTAAGGTCTGTTTGGGGTCAGGTTTCTAATCTAAGGGATTCTTATCCAACTCCTAATTGGAGCAGAAAGGGATCAGCCTCACATTCCACTGAAGCAATGTATTTTACTGCTTaaagcatatttattttgtatttatttgaacaGATTTATGTCCTAACTATTTTTATAGATGTGTTTAATTATTAGCCTGTCCTgtttagttgtttgtttgtttttttatccttatttatGTTCATAGTTGATCGCACCTTCTTAGCACTGTGCAGCAGCAAGAAATCTATGGGGAGGACCACAAGCATGCAAAAGGGGCCCCATCATTCCATATAGTCTGTGCTGTCTGCCTTAGGTCTACAAGATCAATCAGGAGAATTTCCTTCCAGGCTGGAGCCTGAGGATTGTGGATGAGAGAAATAGGATCAtggtgggggagagaaagagatttcCTTTGCTGAACAGAGACTAGGCTTGCTCTCCTGGAGCAGTGCATGTGATTCAAGAAGGGATGAGGTTGTGTGAATGATAGACAATTGGGGTTCATGGGcacaaaaatttatttagagagtgggagaatgggaaagtggggagggagaaatcTCAGGGATTTCCAAGATGAAAATCCAAATAATttccagaatcaggaagaattttttcaaaaatattacttCTGTTTAAATCAAGTGGCTATAATGACCTGACTCTCCAAGTGCATGTGCGAGAGGAGGGAGCCTTCTAGTAAGGGAAAGCTTGGTTGGCTGGATGGCTAAGTGGGAATGGTTTTGCAGCTTGTCTGGCCCATCAGTAAAATGGGCCTGTCCGCTTTCCATTCAGACCGACATACCCACTTCCTGTAGCCAGGAGACCAGCTGCTTTTTGGAGCCTTGGGTCTTgctgcttccttcctccctgttCTTGAAATAGTGGTTGCAAATCATTTGACTAGACAGTTGCACTTTCATTCCACCAGTATGGCCTAATGAGAAAAACAGGATTCAAAGATCAATGCAAAATTACTGTCTTTTTAGTTATAACTGGAATTTGTCCAAAAGCAAAATTAAGCAACACAACATGGAAGTTTTCACTTAGAACAACCTTCTAATAAAGTTATTTCAATGCTGATGAGACTATGGTGGTTCTGATTTGTGACTTGGGAAATTCAAAGGGGCTTATATATTAAACAAGTTAGTCATCTCTGTCCTACTACTCTATATTCTTGGATTTTCTCCTCATCTGGGCATATTAGGATCCAATAGACATCGATTTTGGTTTCACTGATGTTTGTACACACGTTTAACACATCTCAGATATATATAAACCTCCCTTGGCTAATCTACATCTGGAAGGACTGGACCGGTGATCAGGAGGCCAGCACTATACAAAAATCATTCCATTCTCTATGTAAAATTGAAGAGGTAATATATGTTCTTATTTATAGTAATGTAGAAATAATATTCTAACCACTAGTTCTTGACAAATCAGGTTTTCCTCATATGGCCTCCTCTCCATAGGGGGACAGTTACCAGGATTTCCCTTTACCTAAGgccctatacacacacacagccaatccATGCTACAGTCCTCCCAAATTACAACTGTGGTTAGTTGTATGTTCCTGGTAAGAACGTCGCGTTCTACTTGTCTCTTCTACCACCCCTAAGATTCCATGGATGCTTCAGTTATACATAGTTCTACAAGGATTTAGATTTCAAGTTTGGAAATggtgtttcctttctttcctaggTATTTGGAAAGAAATCTCAACCAGGTCTGGTAGCAACCAAACCTCTGTTTTTTATTATGTCCTatctgggttttcttttctttcttttttatttatttaaagtttaatacaaaatgagaaaaacaaaatagaaaaagacagaaaaggggggaaaaactatCAATCATGTGCTCAGCAAACTACCAGGGAAGATTCtagatatataacaataaatttccatttcaagaaaatgtatataaattatagcAGACATtatatctttgcttccttgtagtttttcttttattctcttctgtgtacttatttattcttttttcccatttcatctttCTTATCTCTATCAAGTGGGCTACAGTTAAGTGTGAATAGATTTATGTCtagtcacacacatatatacctacatgCATTCATATTCatactatatatatgcatttacacatacatattcacctaaaacaatattaacatGGCTCAcatgctttttccccctttttttataataaattctactcctgatcctcgTTAAGTTgtatttatgtttgtttatttatttatttcctgtccctgctaactctttagttatactccttaacttgccttactattacttaacctccctctaCCCAGGAAACCATCCTTTATCTTCTATTctacctttccctccctctttatccctttcccattactCTCTACACCTAGTCCCACTGTTTtaaatctatatatctttctatacCCGACCTTATTTTATTCCCTCTCCTGTTATTTTCTTATGGGTTTTGAATGGTGCTATGCTCATATCTGTATCTGTCCATATTTAGCCCATTCCCGATGTCTGTAGGTTGTCTGGGTTTTCTTAAGcacatcttccttctttctgtattATTTCTAGAAGAATTGTTCCATACCCTCTGATGATCAACTTATAGGGCTAGACTATGTAGCCTTAGAGTTCAGCCACACATTGTAAGTGGGGGAGACAAATGGGAAACTGCTGGTAATTTTTTGAAGCCCTTGTCCCCTCAACAGAGCAATCTGTAACATGCAAATTCCATAGGATTAAAAGCACAGTCCTTGCCATAGGTTGTTTTATCAGCTGTCACTTAGTTTTTTGAGTACAAGACATGTTTAAAGCCCTATGCTGGGTTCTGGACTGTGGTTGTGATGTTACAAGGGTACGGGAAATACAGGCATTCTCCTTTGAGTCTACACGGTGGTAGGGACCATGAGGGGAAGCCTTCATTAGTGCTTAACCTGAAATTCATAGGtgaatgaaggaataaatgaatgagcatttattaagcatttaaccCTGTACTAAACACTGGAGATGATAAGATAGTGATGGCTAACATTTGGATAGCACCTAAAAGTTGAtctagcactttacaaatatctcgtTTTATCCTCATAGTAATCCTGGGAAGTGGGTACTTTGATTATTCTTAGtcttacagatgtgaaaactgaagcAGGAAGGGTAAAAAgtcttacccaaagtcacacagtaaatgtctggggcaagatttgaattcgggCTTACTGACTCCATATCCAGCACTTCATCTATTGCACCACCCAAGCTGCCAATACAGATAAAAAGAGCTCCTGCTGTCATGCTGCTCACTCTGAACTGGGGCAGGCAGCATATAAAAGAGGCTATTCACTTAGGGCAGAGAGAAAAGCGCAGAAGTCCTGAGAGGATTGTAGCAAGGAGCATTTGGAACAGCTCAGTATGTACATGTAAAGGAGGTTGCCACATATATAGGTGTCAGGTCCGGATGTACCCAAGTTTGGAGGTTTTCTTCTGATGTCACTGCCCCCCTACGTGGGcactgaagaaagaagagggaaacaCTAAGGGggtatacaaatattaaaaagatagTTTCTGCCTTCTAAGAATTTAcattatactaagtactaaggGCTGTACTTGGTCTACTAATTCCCTGGCTCAAgagtttaaaatagaaaattatatcacattttacaaatttatCACAATTGACTCATTTGTTCTCATTTCCCATTAAAATTATTGTGTTCTTCCTCATTTTGACCCAAAAAGCAAACTGCTTACATTGTAGAATGCATTTATTGTATAcagttgaaattttaaaaataaagtcttaaAACTTCAAGCATGGTTAATGAATACAGCACCGACCCTGATGTCAgcaggacccgagttcaaatgcggcctaaaataatttctagttgtgtaaccccgggcaagttacttagccccaATTACCTCATTccccaaaaaataattaaagtttcCAAGCAGCCATTGGTCTGACCTTCCATTTCTATCCAGGCCTGACTCTTTTAcagttttcaatttccttttttgccaAAGGGTAGATACTCCAAGATGTCCTTGACAGAGAAAAGCTGTCCACAGATTACCCTCCCAGCATCAGGTGACAGCCTCTCTAGGTGAATGGCAGTTCTCCAACTCTGCTCAATAGAGCCATTGAGATAAGCTCTGAAATCCAAAGACCTCTGAGAGGACTCCTAACTCATTAGACAAGTTTATCATCCACTCTGCTTCTCAGGCAAGGTTTTTCATGTTTCCGTAGTTTTTTGACAGCCTGGATGCATCCATTCAAAAGAGTTTATGGGAAATTCCCCACTACTATGTCCCTGTCAGAGTGATCATCACTTGAACTCTGCCCAAAGCAGGCCCAAGGCTCTCTGAAACCTCTGGCATCCTCTCCTGTGATCATCTCCTGGGTGATACCATGAAGTAGTCTAGGTCTCTTGGGTTTTAGACATCGCCCTGGCCACGCAGTTGAAACCTTCCCATAATTCTTCATATTCTCCAAATCTTCTCATCCCATCCCCATCTGGAGCTTCAGAATTGAGACTATAAGAAGCATTCAAAGAAGAGAGGGTTGCTAATTGCTGTTGATTACATAAGTGTCCGAATCACCCAAGGACTCTGGCGTTCCATGAAGGCCCTACAGCTTGTCTCTTTGGGAACTTTTCCTATTCAAGGCTATTGCTTCCACACTCAAGCCTTTATAAATCAGAGGTAGAGGATCTGGATGATTGGACAGGCCAAGGCAGAAAGGGCAAGACAGCCTGTAGGGAAATGAAAGCCAAGGACGCCTAAGGCTGACATGTCAGAGGATGTATGTCAGAGGAGCAGAAACAAAGACAAGTTAAGTCAGTACACAGAAACAAGAGGTGTTAGACCTTGAAAGGAAGGCCACATTATCAAGATCAAGCCCCTCGTTTTACATCAATGGAAACAATCAGATCAGAGAGAGGGAGTAAGCTGCCAGAAGTTACGTAGGGGCTTatttggaagttaaaaaaaaatgtttctggatGTCTCAACACCCTTTACATTCCTCAGGTATGACACCTTGCTTTTCCCCATCATGTCTTCTTGCATctaaatctgtgtgtgtgtgtgtgtgtgtgtgtgtgtgtgtgtgtgtgtgtatgtgtgtgtatgtgtagaaaAGCTGATAGATATTATAACACTTGAGCTGTGAGGAACTATGTTCTCTGGTCTTCCATtttctttagaaagaaaagagaaagactttCTCTGTCAGACCTGACCTAAAAAAGCTCTTAGTCCCGGTGTCAGTATGTGAATGTACAAATTCCTCAGTCTAGCACTCAATGTTCTAATCTTCCTTTCTACTCTTATTTCTCACAATTCCTCACAAACACAATCAAAACTAACTATTCACTATTTCCTGGCTATATCCTGTGTTTTCCTTCCTCTGCACCTGTTCTTATTCAACAATCACTGCTGTTACATTCAAAGCTCTATGCTAGGTGCTGGTGACACAAATATAATGGATCTGAGAAGGAGAAATAGATCTGTGGTCAAACCACCACGAGGTCAGGCAGAGAGGTCCCCAGATCTCAGAAATAACTCTTTTGCCCTTGAGTCTCTTCAGGCCCCAGAAAATGCCAGTTTAGTCATTAGTCTCAGGCCGACAGTTTCTAGCACAGCTGAAAAAGCCTGTGCCTTCAGTGATCAGGAAGGAAGGACTTTGGAGACCAGCACATATCATGGTGGCTCTGGGCTTAAAGAGAGAAAGACCTGGGTTCGAATCCTGATCCTTATTCTAGTTGTaagaccctggataagtcatttttttctgtagGCCTCTGTTTCCATATCTAGAAAATTATGAGTTGGACTAGTCAATAAGATCTTGTCCATAGCTAACAACattccagaaattttggtatgtgattttatcatccttgtctttttttttttttttgaggggggaggcaaggcaattgaggttaagttgaccaggatcacacagctagtaaatgtcaagtgtctgaggacaggtttaaacttgggtcctcctgagtccaagactggtgctctattcactgcagcaCCTAGTTGCCCTATGATCATTgtctttcaattaatttttgtttttatgatctGTTCTTTGGCCCACTTATTATTTAGGAATTCATTATTAGTTCTCCATTTGGATCTATGTCTTTTGTTTGTGTTCCATTAAATgtactatttttattttggtattgtCATAGGGCATGATTACTAGTTCTGCCCTTGTATATCTATTTGCAATATAATAATATGACAAGAAAGTTCTCACACTAAGGTCCTTTATTCTGTTCAATTTCAATATCAGAAATAGCCAtgattttttcaatgaaaatgacAATGAAGAAGAGGCATGACCATTTGCTTTGCTGCTGCACCTTAAGGACCATGGGGCTTTTTcatctgacttgcagctgaaatTTTTCATGTGTGGTTTCCAAGTAGAATTAAGCTCCCTGaaagcagagactgtctttttttttctttgtattcccagcacttagcatagtctttccacataataaatacttaaatgtttCTTCAATATCTCTGTGCCCTAATACTCTGTTGATTTTTGTAAAAGATCCTTGAGCAGAAACtaacatttcatattatatatcaagataagttcGAAATGATATAA
Proteins encoded:
- the SLC25A25 gene encoding calcium-binding mitochondrial carrier protein SCaMC-2 isoform X1, which codes for MVSDVLCRCVASPPAPGAAPTQSPAEDPCGGAVCGGPDHRLRLWSLFQELDVNNDGGLCVNDLAVGLRRLGLPRTEGELRKIVKAGDKDLDGQLDFEEFVHYLQDHEKKLRLVFKSLDKKNDGRIDAQEIMQSLRDLGVKISEQQAEKILKRIRTGHFWGPVTYMDKNGTMTIDWNEWRDYHLLHPVENVPEIILYWKHSTIFDVGENLTVPDEFTVEERQTGMWWRHLVAGGGAGAVSRTCTAPLDRLKVLMQVHASRSNNMCIVGGFTQMIREGGAKSLWRGNGINVIKIAPESAIKFMAYEQIKRLVGSDQETLRIHERLVAGSLAGAIAQSSIYPMEVLKTRMALRKTGQYSGMLDCAKKILSKEGMTAFYKGYIPNMLGIIPYAGIDLAVYETLKNTWLQRYAVNSADPGVFVLLACGTISSTCGQLASYPLALVRTRMQAQATIEGAPEVTMSSLFKQILRTEGAFGLYRGLAPNFMKVIPAVSISYVVYENLKITLGVQSR
- the SLC25A25 gene encoding calcium-binding mitochondrial carrier protein SCaMC-2 isoform X2, with translation MLQMLWHFLSSFFPRAVCQGSTERKDNEAKGKQDSTQGDQVSNLLGKQDRGADSTEKRPTILLVVGPAEQFPKKIVKAGDKDLDGQLDFEEFVHYLQDHEKKLRLVFKSLDKKNDGRIDAQEIMQSLRDLGVKISEQQAEKILKRIRTGHFWGPVTYMDKNGTMTIDWNEWRDYHLLHPVENVPEIILYWKHSTIFDVGENLTVPDEFTVEERQTGMWWRHLVAGGGAGAVSRTCTAPLDRLKVLMQVHASRSNNMCIVGGFTQMIREGGAKSLWRGNGINVIKIAPESAIKFMAYEQIKRLVGSDQETLRIHERLVAGSLAGAIAQSSIYPMEVLKTRMALRKTGQYSGMLDCAKKILSKEGMTAFYKGYIPNMLGIIPYAGIDLAVYETLKNTWLQRYAVNSADPGVFVLLACGTISSTCGQLASYPLALVRTRMQAQATIEGAPEVTMSSLFKQILRTEGAFGLYRGLAPNFMKVIPAVSISYVVYENLKITLGVQSR
- the SLC25A25 gene encoding calcium-binding mitochondrial carrier protein SCaMC-2 isoform X7 — protein: MQSLRDLGVKISEQQAEKILKRIRTGHFWGPVTYMDKNGTMTIDWNEWRDYHLLHPVENVPEIILYWKHSTIFDVGENLTVPDEFTVEERQTGMWWRHLVAGGGAGAVSRTCTAPLDRLKVLMQVHASRSNNMCIVGGFTQMIREGGAKSLWRGNGINVIKIAPESAIKFMAYEQIKRLVGSDQETLRIHERLVAGSLAGAIAQSSIYPMEVLKTRMALRKTGQYSGMLDCAKKILSKEGMTAFYKGYIPNMLGIIPYAGIDLAVYETLKNTWLQRYAVNSADPGVFVLLACGTISSTCGQLASYPLALVRTRMQAQATIEGAPEVTMSSLFKQILRTEGAFGLYRGLAPNFMKVIPAVSISYVVYENLKITLGVQSR
- the SLC25A25 gene encoding calcium-binding mitochondrial carrier protein SCaMC-2 isoform X5 gives rise to the protein MLCLCLYVPLIGEAQTEFQYFESKGLPAELKSIFKLSVFIPSQEFSTYRQWKQKIVKAGDKDLDGQLDFEEFVHYLQDHEKKLRLVFKSLDKKNDGRIDAQEIMQSLRDLGVKISEQQAEKILKRIRTGHFWGPVTYMDKNGTMTIDWNEWRDYHLLHPVENVPEIILYWKHSTIFDVGENLTVPDEFTVEERQTGMWWRHLVAGGGAGAVSRTCTAPLDRLKVLMQVHASRSNNMCIVGGFTQMIREGGAKSLWRGNGINVIKIAPESAIKFMAYEQIKRLVGSDQETLRIHERLVAGSLAGAIAQSSIYPMEVLKTRMALRKTGQYSGMLDCAKKILSKEGMTAFYKGYIPNMLGIIPYAGIDLAVYETLKNTWLQRYAVNSADPGVFVLLACGTISSTCGQLASYPLALVRTRMQAQATIEGAPEVTMSSLFKQILRTEGAFGLYRGLAPNFMKVIPAVSISYVVYENLKITLGVQSR
- the SLC25A25 gene encoding calcium-binding mitochondrial carrier protein SCaMC-2 isoform X3; the protein is MVSDVLCRCVASPPAPGAAPTQSPAEDPCGGAVCGGPDHRLRLWSLFQELDVNNDGGLCVNDLAVGLRRLGLPRTEGELRKIVKAGDKDLDGQLDFEEFVHYLQDHEKKLRLVFKSLDKKNDGRIDAQEIMQSLRDLGVKISEQQAEKILKSMDKNGTMTIDWNEWRDYHLLHPVENVPEIILYWKHSTIFDVGENLTVPDEFTVEERQTGMWWRHLVAGGGAGAVSRTCTAPLDRLKVLMQVHASRSNNMCIVGGFTQMIREGGAKSLWRGNGINVIKIAPESAIKFMAYEQIKRLVGSDQETLRIHERLVAGSLAGAIAQSSIYPMEVLKTRMALRKTGQYSGMLDCAKKILSKEGMTAFYKGYIPNMLGIIPYAGIDLAVYETLKNTWLQRYAVNSADPGVFVLLACGTISSTCGQLASYPLALVRTRMQAQATIEGAPEVTMSSLFKQILRTEGAFGLYRGLAPNFMKVIPAVSISYVVYENLKITLGVQSR